The Chitinophaga parva genomic sequence GCATTACGGTAGCCATCAACTCAGACGATGCGGAAATGGCCCGCCGCCTGAACCAGGAAGCTGCCAAGACCGTGAAGTACGGTGGCAACACAGAAGCCGACGCCTGGAAAATGGTAACCCTCAACCCGGCTAAATTGCTGCATGTGGCAGACCGCGTGGGCAGCATCAAAGTGGGCAAAGACGCAGACGTGGTGCTCTGGAGCGATGATCCGTTGAGCATTTACGCCAAGGCAGAAAAGACCATTGTAGACGGTATCGTGTACTTTGACCGCGATGTGGATACCCAGCTGCACCAGCGGGTGGCTGCAGAAAGGAACCGCCTGGTGCAAAAGATGCTGGCTGAGAAAAAGAAAGGCGGCAGTACCCAGAAAGCAGTGCCCACACGTGATGATTTCAATCACTGTGAAGACCTGCAGGGTGGCCACCAGGGCGACATCCTGGGTGACGACGCCGTAGCGCAGGCCGGCAAATAATTTCCTCATTGAATGCTGAAACATAACATGAAAAAAATTCTCATAGCAATAAGCATACTGCTGGCCGGCAACACGCTCTACGCGCAGGAAACGGTATATCCCGCCCCGGCCCAGCAATCCGTAATATTTTTGAAAAACGCCACCATCCACGTGGGCAATGGGAACGTGATAGAACATGGCACCATTGGGTTTTCCCAGGGCAAGATCACCGTGGTGGGTGGCGCAAGTACGCCTGTTCCGGCAGACATAAAAGTGTTTGACCTGCAGGGCCAGCACGTGTACCCGGGCATCATTGCTCCCAATACAAACCTGGGCCTCGTGGAGGTAGAAGCTGTGCGTGCCACGGTGGATGATAATGAAGTAGGGGAGATCAATCCCAGTGTGCGTTCCATCGTTTCTTACAATACGGATTCAAAAGTGATCAACACGCTGCGCGTGAATGGCGTCCTGCTGGCGAACATTGTGCCGGAAGGTGGCATCCTGTCCGGCTCTTCTTCCGTAGTGCAGCTGGATGCATGGAACTGGGAAGATGCGGCCGTAAGAACAGACAATGGCCTGCATGTGTACCTGCCCCGCCTCGTGGTGCGCAGCAACCCGTTTGGCCGTGGGGCCGGCATTGGCGATGACGCTATCAAATCTTCCCTGGAGCGTATTGAGAGCCTGAAAAAATTCTTCCGGGAAGCCAAGGCTTACCTGGCGGAAGAAAAGCACGAAGAGACCAACCTGAAATTTGAAGCGGTACGCCGCCTGTTTTCCAAAGAAGAAAAACTCTTCATCCACTGTGAGCTGGTAAAGGAAATGCTGGTGGCTACTGAGTTTGCAGACGAATTTGGATTTGACGTGGTGATCGTAGGTGGTACAGATGCCTGGCAGATCGCTGACCTGCTGAAACAAAAGAACATCCCCGTGATCCTGAACCAGCCACATAGCCTGCCGGTTTCACAGGATGATGACGTGGACCAGCCTTATAAAACACCGGCCATGCTGCAAAAAGCAGGCGTGTTGTTCTGCATAGGCAACGAAGGCTTCTGGCAGCAACGCAACCTGGCGTTTAACGCCGGTACCGCCGCGGCTTACGGCCTTTCCAAAGAAGAAGCGCTCAGTGCTATTACCCTGAATGCCGCTAAGATCCTGGGCGTGGATAAAATCACCGGCTCCCTGGAAGTGGGCAAGGACGCTAACATGGTAGTAAGTGCCGGCGACATCCTGGACATGCGCACCAACAACATCACCCACGCCTACATCCAGGGCCGCGAATTGAACCTGGATAACAAACAGAAACAACTCTATGAGCGGTACAAGTACAAATATGGTTTGAAGTAGCCGGTAGCGAAAGCTCCCATGGAAAAGGGCCGCATCAACAACGATGCGGCCCTTTTCATTTTATATTACTCATTTATTATCCTTCGTGCACAATTAAGTTCACCCCAGTAACACCTGCCTTGAAAAAGGCTTGAACACTTTTGACAACGCATGAATATGTGTATTGATCTCGCTGGTATTATCCGTGTGAGATACCCGTTCCAGCGCGTCTGATGCGGATTGCAAGGCATCTTGCTCTGATGCGGTAAGCTGGTCCTGGTGTTTGTCTATAAAATCGCGCACAGCGTCTATCAGTTGCTGGGCTTCTGATTGGGCTACCACCAGCATGCGGGCTACATCATCTTCGCGGGCGTGCAGGCGGGAGTTTTCCACCATATCTGCTACTTCCGCGGCGGTAAGGCCATAGCCGGGATGGATCTCTACTTCCTGTTCCACGCCGGTGTTCTGCTCTGTTGCTTTTACCGTGAGCAGTCCATCCTGGTCCAGGTGGAAAGATACGATCACTTCCGGCATGCCGGCAGGCATGCAGGGAATGCCGTGCAGGGTAAAGCAACCCAGGCTGCGGTTGTCGCGCACCAGGTCACGCTCGCCCTGGTACACCGCTATTTTCATGCTGCGTTGCCCGTCTTTCTGCGTGGTGTACTGATGGCCTACGGTTACCGGCAGGCGGGCATTGCGGGCTATCAGCACGTCCATCACACCACCCATGGTCTCCACACCGAGGGAAAGGGGTGTTACATCCTGCACCGCTTCGTGGGCAGTATCACTTTCCAGGAGGCTGCCCAGCAGGGCGGCGCCCAGGATGGTGGCATTGTCCGGGTGCAGTTCATCCTTCACCAGGTGGTTAAAATAACTGCTCACCTGGGCCTTAACCAGGGGCAATTGGGAGGTGCCACCTATCAGCCACACCTCATCCAGGCCGGCGGGTTGCAGGCCCGCGTCCTGCAGCGCATCTGCGCAGTGGGAGAGGGTTTGGGCAATGATGGGCTGCACCATGTTGTTCAATTCATCCGCGGAAAGCTGCAACGGCAGGTTCTCAAACTGGCCGCTGTAAATATCGTTCGTGGAAAGGTATTCTTTGGCGGCGGCAGCTTTTTGGAGCAGGCCTTGCAGTACCGCTTTGTTGCTCCAGATGGCCTGTTTGTCCAGCCCATTCTGTTTGGCCCAGTGCTGCACGATCTGCTCATCGATGTTGAAGCCACCCAGGTGGAGGTTGCCGGTGCTGCCCAGTACTTTTACCTGGCCATGTTCCAGGCGCAGTACTACCATTTCAAAACTGCCCGCGCCCAGGTCGTACACGGCCACCTGCTTGCGGGTGCCTGCAGGGAGGCTGCGGGCATAGGGGAGGGCTGCCACAGCGGGCCCGTTTACCAGGCGTACCACTTCCAGTCCGGCCAGGCGCCCTGCCTGGCGGATGGCCCGGCGTTCGGCCTCGTCAAAGAGGGCCGGTACAGCAATTA encodes the following:
- a CDS encoding amidohydrolase family protein, whose amino-acid sequence is MKKILIAISILLAGNTLYAQETVYPAPAQQSVIFLKNATIHVGNGNVIEHGTIGFSQGKITVVGGASTPVPADIKVFDLQGQHVYPGIIAPNTNLGLVEVEAVRATVDDNEVGEINPSVRSIVSYNTDSKVINTLRVNGVLLANIVPEGGILSGSSSVVQLDAWNWEDAAVRTDNGLHVYLPRLVVRSNPFGRGAGIGDDAIKSSLERIESLKKFFREAKAYLAEEKHEETNLKFEAVRRLFSKEEKLFIHCELVKEMLVATEFADEFGFDVVIVGGTDAWQIADLLKQKNIPVILNQPHSLPVSQDDDVDQPYKTPAMLQKAGVLFCIGNEGFWQQRNLAFNAGTAAAYGLSKEEALSAITLNAAKILGVDKITGSLEVGKDANMVVSAGDILDMRTNNITHAYIQGRELNLDNKQKQLYERYKYKYGLK
- a CDS encoding Hsp70 family protein, whose amino-acid sequence is MQQSQSSGIMAIDFGNAFCRAAILQKNGPPVCVPTVMPSVVYIPERGPAVAGVAALAEAAQHPARTLSHIKRLLGADFKALGAEANWFTFPLKADAAGHANFLADDKLYHPAAIISLLFLRLREEMEAATGQPVTQAVIAVPALFDEAERRAIRQAGRLAGLEVVRLVNGPAVAALPYARSLPAGTRKQVAVYDLGAGSFEMVVLRLEHGQVKVLGSTGNLHLGGFNIDEQIVQHWAKQNGLDKQAIWSNKAVLQGLLQKAAAAKEYLSTNDIYSGQFENLPLQLSADELNNMVQPIIAQTLSHCADALQDAGLQPAGLDEVWLIGGTSQLPLVKAQVSSYFNHLVKDELHPDNATILGAALLGSLLESDTAHEAVQDVTPLSLGVETMGGVMDVLIARNARLPVTVGHQYTTQKDGQRSMKIAVYQGERDLVRDNRSLGCFTLHGIPCMPAGMPEVIVSFHLDQDGLLTVKATEQNTGVEQEVEIHPGYGLTAAEVADMVENSRLHAREDDVARMLVVAQSEAQQLIDAVRDFIDKHQDQLTASEQDALQSASDALERVSHTDNTSEINTHIHALSKVFKPFSRQVLLG